A single Pseudomonadota bacterium DNA region contains:
- the truB gene encoding tRNA pseudouridine(55) synthase TruB encodes MDGVLLVDKPSGPTSFEIVRLVRRLTGTRRVGHAGTLDPLASGLLAVCLGTHTRLVPYLVAGEKCYAARVALGRGTDTDDADGETVATAPVPSLTRALIDRATSQFVGEIAQRPPRFSALKIDGQAAYRRARRGEEIVLAPRKVVIRAIEITDVGTDEIGLDVRCGAGTYIRALARDLAVALGTVGHVVALRRTEASGFDVSEAVPADHVERLAASGELERRLHVGAAALRRMPRIALNEEDAESISCGRAIPRPAELSIPSNVALLAPDGALLAVARAEGALLCVERGFPVTAPRRPSRRGSWS; translated from the coding sequence ATGGACGGCGTCCTCCTCGTCGACAAGCCCAGCGGTCCGACGTCTTTCGAGATCGTGCGCCTCGTCCGGCGCCTGACCGGCACGCGGCGCGTCGGCCACGCCGGGACGCTCGATCCGCTCGCCTCGGGGCTGCTCGCCGTCTGCCTCGGCACGCACACGCGGCTCGTGCCGTACCTCGTCGCGGGCGAGAAGTGCTACGCGGCGCGCGTCGCGCTCGGCCGCGGCACGGACACGGACGACGCGGACGGCGAGACGGTCGCGACGGCGCCGGTTCCTTCTTTGACCCGCGCGCTCATCGACCGGGCGACCTCGCAGTTCGTCGGCGAGATCGCGCAGCGGCCGCCGCGGTTCAGCGCCCTCAAGATCGACGGGCAGGCCGCGTACAGGCGCGCCAGGCGGGGAGAGGAGATCGTGCTCGCGCCGCGGAAAGTCGTCATCCGCGCAATCGAGATCACCGACGTCGGGACTGACGAGATCGGCCTCGACGTGCGTTGCGGCGCGGGGACGTACATCCGGGCGCTGGCGCGGGATCTCGCGGTCGCGCTCGGGACCGTGGGCCACGTCGTCGCGCTCCGCCGCACGGAGGCGTCGGGTTTCGACGTCTCCGAGGCCGTGCCCGCGGACCATGTCGAACGGCTCGCCGCGAGCGGGGAGCTCGAGCGGCGGCTCCATGTCGGCGCCGCGGCGCTGCGCCGGATGCCGCGGATCGCGCTGAACGAGGAGGACGCCGAGTCGATCTCCTGCGGCCGCGCGATCCCCCGTCCGGCCGAGCTCTCGATCCCCTCGAACGTCGCCCTGCTCGCCCCGGACGGCGCGCTCCTCGCGGTGGCCCGCGCCGAGGGAGCGCTCCTTTGCGTGGAGCGGGGGTTTCCGGTCACCGCGCCGCGGCGGCCTTCGCGGCGTGGGTCATGGTCGTGA